From the genome of Thermodesulfovibrionales bacterium:
AGGCATGAGGACCTGTCAAATCTCTTTTCTAGGAGTTTAGTGTGAAGGTAATAGAACCAGAGAAGATCCTTATATTCCTCACCATCAGGGATAATTATTGAAATAGCATTAAGCTCCCCTCTTAATCTTTCAATTAAATCTTTGTAAATTCCAGCAAGTGTATCATTTGTTATGATAGCTGTAAAGGTATATTTTTTTGAATGTATGAAATCTACCAGTTTTTCAATTATGCCTTTACCTATAAGGATATCGTAACTTCTTTCTCCAAGGGAAACCCTTACCGCGTTCATATTTATCAATTATACTCCTGCTTTATTTTTTCAAGGATTTCCTGGGCAACTTCCTGTGGGGTCTTTTTATCCGTATCAATGAGTATATCAGCCCTTTCATAATAGGGTCTCCTGAAATCAAGTAGCTCTTTTATTCTCTGAAGAGGGTTTTCTACATGAAGAAGAGGTCTCGATGTATCATTTTTTGTTCTTTCATAGATTGTATCAGGAGATGCCATTAGGCATATTATTATGCCTTTTTTTCTGAGATTCTCCATGTTTTCCTCTCTGAGGACTGCTCCACCACCTGTAGATATTACAGCTTTCTCCATTTGCGAAAGTCTCTTTATGACATCTGATTCCAAATCCCTGAAATAAGGTTCACCAAATTTTTTAAATATCTCTGTTATGGCCATCTGCTGCTCTCTCTCTATTACAGAATCTGCATCAATAAAGGTGTAACCAAGAAGCTTTGCAAGGATCTTTCCAACCTCTGTTTTTCCAGTTCCCATAAATCCTGTTAGAACTATGTTCTTCATCTTCTTTCAAGCCTTTTCAGGTAGAGATCATAATTGGACCTTGTTTCTTCAATACTGTCTCCTCCGAACTTTTCAAGAAAGGCATCGGCTATTACAAGACAGAGCATTGCCTCTGCTATGACCGAGGCAGCTGGTACCGCACAGACATCGGATCTTTCATACATTGCCTCAACTGTTTCATGGGTTAATATATCCACTGACTTTAA
Proteins encoded in this window:
- a CDS encoding shikimate kinase, with product MKNIVLTGFMGTGKTEVGKILAKLLGYTFIDADSVIEREQQMAITEIFKKFGEPYFRDLESDVIKRLSQMEKAVISTGGGAVLREENMENLRKKGIIICLMASPDTIYERTKNDTSRPLLHVENPLQRIKELLDFRRPYYERADILIDTDKKTPQEVAQEILEKIKQEYN